Proteins co-encoded in one Natrinema sp. CBA1119 genomic window:
- a CDS encoding CaiB/BaiF CoA-transferase family protein, with protein sequence MTTGDRILDGVRVVDLTTFVTGGFCSLMLANQGAEVIKVERPGVGDDNRHSGPPFIDGESPYFWTVNYGKKSVELDLKSDAGREALYDLASEADVFLQNYRPGTAERLDVDEETIRSHNDDIIYCAISAFGQTGPWRERPGYDLLIQGMSGMMSVTGEPDGRPVKVGLPTTDLITGMWAAFGISNALYRRERTGEGETIDLGMLDAALPWLTKQAGKVFAGESPSRMGTKDPVLAPYQTFETADGYLNVACLNQKLWNGLCEAIDRPELADDDRFETNADRVEHMAELETELERTFRELTTDEWMTLLVDEAGLPAGPVHDVEDALYNEQTEARESVTSMEHPEHGEIPVIEHPLKYDRSSSGFESPPPKLGEDTRSVFRDLGYDEAELDDLTERGAFGSE encoded by the coding sequence ATGACTACCGGTGATCGCATTCTCGACGGCGTGAGAGTCGTCGATCTGACCACGTTCGTTACCGGCGGCTTCTGCTCGCTGATGCTCGCCAATCAAGGCGCTGAGGTAATCAAAGTCGAGCGGCCCGGCGTCGGCGACGACAATCGCCACTCGGGACCGCCGTTCATCGACGGCGAGTCGCCGTACTTCTGGACGGTCAACTACGGCAAGAAGAGCGTCGAACTCGACCTCAAGAGCGACGCCGGACGGGAGGCGCTGTACGACCTCGCGAGCGAGGCCGACGTCTTCCTCCAGAACTACCGCCCGGGGACGGCCGAGCGCCTTGACGTCGACGAAGAGACGATCCGGTCGCACAATGACGACATCATTTACTGTGCGATTTCGGCGTTCGGACAGACGGGGCCCTGGCGCGAACGGCCCGGCTACGATCTGCTGATTCAGGGGATGAGCGGCATGATGAGCGTCACCGGAGAGCCCGACGGCCGGCCGGTGAAAGTCGGCCTCCCGACGACCGATCTCATCACCGGGATGTGGGCCGCATTCGGCATCTCGAACGCGCTCTACCGGCGCGAACGGACGGGCGAGGGCGAGACCATCGATCTCGGCATGCTCGACGCCGCGCTTCCGTGGCTGACGAAACAGGCCGGCAAGGTGTTCGCGGGCGAGTCCCCCTCGCGTATGGGAACGAAAGATCCGGTGCTCGCCCCCTACCAGACGTTCGAGACCGCCGACGGCTACCTCAACGTCGCCTGTCTCAATCAGAAGCTCTGGAATGGGCTGTGCGAGGCGATCGATCGCCCCGAACTGGCCGACGACGACCGCTTCGAGACGAACGCCGACCGCGTCGAGCACATGGCCGAACTCGAGACCGAACTCGAACGGACGTTTCGCGAGCTGACGACCGACGAATGGATGACCCTGCTCGTCGACGAGGCGGGGCTTCCGGCGGGTCCGGTACACGACGTCGAGGACGCGCTGTACAACGAGCAGACGGAGGCCCGCGAATCGGTCACGTCGATGGAGCACCCAGAACACGGCGAGATTCCCGTGATCGAGCACCCGCTGAAGTACGATCGCTCGAGCAGCGGCTTCGAGTCGCCGCCGCCGAAACTGGGCGAGGACACCCGGAGCGTCTTCCGGGACCTCGGCTACGACGAAGCGGAACTGGACGACCTCACCGAGCGCGGCGCGTTCGGATCGGAGTGA
- a CDS encoding molybdopterin molybdotransferase MoeA: MDDYDEMCWQHEAVDHVLAAREEFLEDRATSTVPVAEIAGQRLAEPIVAETAQPTIDRATMDGYAFADDDGPLEIVENAVFPETKPPALEAGQAIEIATGAPLPDRADTVVKREDAVVDGGRLQTPDLATGTYVYERGSNVEAGEQLYIAGDRLTALDAVLLRDLGRESVVVTAPLSVAVLATGTEIHEGRHTDLDSPMLCNLVRSWGHSPSYRGSVPDEGDRVERRIAELASEADVVVTTGGTSVGKKDYVIDALESLGDVVFHRVRIRPGKPIAVARLPDHDALAVAIPGKPIGAYVSAALVARPLFTGDRTTPTLERTITHDVGLGPEGFEYAIPVTLEGDDATPLGHVDSPLAVYEETFDPSVLSSSTRAATADGFVLTTDPLDAGARADVIPTDSLE; the protein is encoded by the coding sequence ATGGACGACTACGACGAGATGTGCTGGCAGCACGAGGCCGTCGACCACGTTCTCGCCGCTCGAGAGGAGTTCCTCGAGGATCGTGCGACATCGACCGTTCCAGTCGCTGAAATCGCCGGCCAACGCCTCGCCGAGCCGATAGTCGCCGAGACGGCCCAGCCGACGATCGATCGCGCCACCATGGACGGCTACGCGTTCGCCGACGACGACGGGCCGCTCGAGATCGTCGAGAACGCGGTGTTCCCGGAGACGAAACCGCCCGCGCTCGAGGCCGGACAGGCGATCGAGATCGCCACGGGGGCACCGCTTCCCGACCGGGCCGATACCGTCGTCAAGCGCGAGGACGCGGTCGTCGACGGTGGCCGCCTGCAGACGCCCGACCTCGCGACCGGAACGTACGTCTACGAGCGCGGCTCGAACGTCGAGGCCGGCGAGCAACTCTACATAGCCGGTGATCGGCTCACCGCGCTCGACGCCGTCTTGCTTCGGGACCTCGGCCGGGAGTCGGTCGTCGTCACCGCGCCGCTGTCGGTCGCCGTGCTCGCCACGGGGACCGAGATCCACGAGGGCCGGCACACGGACCTCGATTCGCCGATGCTCTGTAACCTGGTGCGGTCGTGGGGGCACTCCCCCTCGTATCGGGGATCGGTCCCCGACGAGGGCGACCGGGTCGAACGGCGAATCGCCGAGCTCGCGAGCGAGGCCGACGTGGTCGTGACCACCGGCGGGACGAGCGTCGGCAAGAAGGACTACGTGATCGACGCGCTCGAGTCCCTCGGCGACGTCGTCTTCCACAGGGTTCGGATCCGACCGGGCAAGCCGATTGCCGTCGCTCGGTTGCCCGACCACGACGCCCTGGCCGTCGCTATTCCCGGGAAGCCGATCGGGGCGTACGTGAGCGCTGCCCTCGTGGCTCGCCCGCTGTTCACGGGCGATCGAACGACGCCGACGCTCGAGCGAACGATCACTCACGATGTCGGACTCGGCCCCGAGGGCTTCGAGTACGCGATTCCGGTCACCCTCGAGGGCGACGATGCCACGCCGCTCGGGCACGTCGACTCCCCGCTCGCGGTGTACGAGGAGACGTTCGATCCCAGCGTGCTCTCCTCGAGCACGCGCGCGGCGACCGCCGACGGCTTCGTGCTCACGACCGACCCCCTCGACGCCGGAGCGCGGGCGGACGTGATTCCGACGGACAGCCTCGAGTGA
- a CDS encoding uracil-xanthine permease family protein: MTDNDPPNDGDGIAAAEGNIPATQESDFVEYSIEDKPPLLESILLGFQHYLTMIGSTIAIPLVLIGAIQGAGGSMPASAQAQLIGTFFVVSGVATLAQTTIGNRYPIVQGGTFSMIAPAIAIIGALGAQGVGYELMLRELQGAIIVAALVEVVIGYTGVMGALKRFLSPVVIAPTIALIGLALFNTGQITSATQDWWLFGLTLVLIIAFSQYLDKYHTVFRLFPILLGVGLAWIIAALLSVGGVYGTGAAGYVDFGAVTSASAIQPVSPFQWGMPTFTTSFIIGMFAGVVASMIESYGDYFAVARLSGMAAPSKKRINHGIGMEGLGNLFAGIMGTGNGSTSYSENVGAIGITGVASRYVVQIGALVMLVVGYVGYFGQLVATIPNPIVGALFLAMFGQITAVGLSNLKYVDLDTNRNVFIVGIALFSGLAIPNYIGNVGAVTDFQAGLEGVAVLGPVLGTELVSQTLFVILGTGMAIGGIIAFVLDNTIEGTTEERGLDAWDELSEDEDDFVSIFDRLSSDGGSKPVDRAD; encoded by the coding sequence ATGACAGACAACGATCCACCGAACGACGGCGATGGTATAGCCGCTGCAGAGGGGAACATTCCGGCCACACAGGAGTCGGATTTCGTCGAATACAGCATCGAAGACAAACCGCCACTCCTCGAGTCGATACTGTTGGGGTTCCAGCACTACCTCACGATGATCGGTTCGACCATCGCTATCCCGCTGGTACTCATCGGGGCGATACAGGGTGCGGGCGGGTCCATGCCCGCGTCGGCCCAGGCGCAACTGATCGGGACCTTCTTCGTCGTTTCGGGCGTCGCAACCCTCGCACAGACGACGATCGGTAACCGGTACCCGATCGTTCAAGGCGGGACGTTCTCGATGATCGCCCCCGCAATCGCGATAATCGGGGCTCTCGGCGCCCAAGGCGTCGGGTACGAACTCATGTTGCGGGAGCTACAGGGCGCGATCATCGTCGCAGCGCTAGTCGAAGTAGTGATCGGCTACACCGGCGTAATGGGTGCACTGAAACGGTTCCTTTCGCCGGTCGTTATCGCACCGACCATCGCGCTGATCGGTCTCGCTCTCTTCAATACGGGACAGATCACGAGCGCGACCCAAGACTGGTGGCTGTTCGGCCTCACACTGGTGCTCATCATCGCGTTCTCGCAGTACCTCGACAAGTACCACACCGTGTTCCGACTGTTCCCGATCCTCCTCGGCGTCGGCCTCGCGTGGATTATCGCCGCCCTGCTCTCGGTGGGCGGCGTCTACGGCACCGGCGCAGCTGGATACGTGGACTTCGGAGCCGTTACCTCGGCATCCGCGATCCAGCCCGTCTCGCCGTTCCAGTGGGGTATGCCGACGTTCACGACGTCGTTCATCATCGGAATGTTCGCTGGCGTCGTCGCGTCCATGATAGAGAGCTACGGCGACTACTTCGCCGTCGCCCGGCTCTCGGGAATGGCCGCACCCAGCAAGAAACGCATCAACCACGGCATCGGCATGGAGGGACTCGGGAACCTGTTCGCCGGCATCATGGGGACCGGGAACGGATCGACCTCCTACTCGGAGAACGTCGGCGCCATCGGGATCACCGGCGTGGCGTCCCGATACGTCGTCCAGATCGGTGCGCTCGTCATGTTGGTCGTCGGCTACGTCGGCTACTTCGGGCAGCTGGTCGCGACCATCCCCAATCCGATCGTCGGGGCGCTGTTCCTCGCGATGTTCGGACAGATCACCGCGGTCGGTCTCTCGAACCTGAAGTACGTTGACCTCGACACGAACCGGAACGTGTTCATCGTCGGTATCGCGCTGTTCTCGGGGCTCGCGATTCCGAACTACATCGGCAACGTCGGGGCCGTGACTGACTTCCAGGCCGGACTCGAGGGCGTTGCCGTCCTCGGCCCAGTGTTGGGAACCGAACTCGTCTCGCAGACGCTGTTCGTCATCCTCGGAACGGGGATGGCCATCGGAGGCATCATCGCGTTCGTCCTCGATAACACCATCGAGGGGACGACCGAAGAGCGCGGGCTCGACGCATGGGACGAGCTCTCGGAGGACGAAGACGACTTCGTTAGCATCTTCGATCGGCTCAGCTCGGACGGCGGATCGAAACCTGTCGATCGCGCGGACTGA
- a CDS encoding dihydroorotase family protein has translation MVDILIRGGTVVTAADTFEADVGITGERIVAVGDGDEMSDAETVVDATDRLVLPGVVDPHVHIDDMFSFDTYESASKAAALGGTTTFIDFAWQAWVGETSLWDEEGTLLEGIERKRDKAENPVVDYGLHAAITREDEAVFEEFEAVVEAGVPTFKLFTAYEFGLTNGFMDRTFGELADHDAVAVLHSEDAALCDYLAERFQAEGKGDPEWYPQSRPDYAEAMAAEDAVRMAMEAGCRYYGIHTSCRKSAEVLAQFREEFGEEMVRAETCTHYTTLDDSIFAELGHLPMIAPPIRKPDDNEAMFEHLERGTLDVVSTDHCGYTEESKQVENWWDSKFGANALQTSLPVFHDEAVNERGYSYPFLVRAMCTNPARVFGLSSKGTLEPGTDADVLVFDPDASDTIDAADNASVADFSIYEGREVTGRVEKTFVRGELVADDGEIVGEPGHGQFVERDLPDWEF, from the coding sequence ATGGTAGACATACTCATACGAGGGGGGACTGTCGTCACGGCCGCGGACACGTTCGAGGCCGATGTCGGAATCACCGGCGAACGCATCGTTGCCGTCGGGGACGGCGACGAGATGAGCGATGCCGAGACGGTCGTCGACGCCACTGACAGACTGGTGCTGCCCGGCGTGGTCGATCCCCACGTCCACATCGACGACATGTTCTCGTTCGACACCTACGAGAGCGCCTCGAAGGCGGCGGCCCTCGGCGGAACGACCACGTTCATCGACTTCGCCTGGCAGGCCTGGGTCGGCGAGACGAGCCTGTGGGACGAGGAGGGGACGCTCCTGGAGGGAATCGAGCGCAAACGCGACAAAGCGGAGAACCCGGTCGTCGACTACGGACTCCACGCGGCGATCACTCGAGAAGACGAGGCGGTCTTCGAGGAGTTCGAGGCCGTCGTCGAGGCCGGCGTCCCCACGTTCAAACTGTTCACCGCCTACGAGTTCGGGTTGACGAACGGGTTCATGGACCGGACGTTCGGTGAACTGGCCGACCACGACGCGGTCGCCGTCTTGCACTCCGAAGACGCCGCCCTCTGTGATTATCTGGCCGAGCGCTTCCAGGCGGAAGGGAAGGGAGACCCCGAGTGGTATCCACAGTCGCGGCCGGATTACGCGGAAGCGATGGCCGCCGAGGACGCCGTCCGGATGGCGATGGAGGCTGGCTGTCGGTACTACGGGATCCACACGTCCTGTCGGAAGTCCGCCGAGGTGCTCGCGCAGTTCCGGGAGGAGTTCGGCGAGGAGATGGTTCGGGCGGAGACGTGTACCCACTACACGACGCTGGACGATTCCATCTTCGCGGAACTGGGGCACCTTCCGATGATCGCCCCGCCGATTCGGAAGCCCGACGACAACGAGGCGATGTTCGAGCACCTCGAGCGCGGGACGCTCGACGTCGTCTCGACGGATCACTGCGGGTACACGGAAGAGAGCAAACAGGTCGAGAACTGGTGGGACAGCAAGTTCGGCGCGAACGCCCTCCAGACGAGCCTGCCGGTGTTCCACGATGAAGCGGTCAACGAGCGCGGCTACTCGTACCCGTTCCTCGTTCGCGCGATGTGTACGAACCCTGCTCGAGTGTTCGGGCTCTCCTCGAAGGGAACGCTCGAACCGGGGACTGACGCCGACGTCCTCGTGTTCGATCCCGACGCGTCCGACACCATCGACGCCGCGGACAACGCGAGCGTCGCCGATTTCTCCATCTACGAGGGTCGAGAGGTGACCGGTCGCGTCGAGAAGACCTTCGTCCGGGGCGAACTCGTGGCCGACGACGGCGAAATCGTCGGGGAGCCCGGGCACGGCCAGTTCGTCGAACGGGACCTCCCCGACTGGGAGTTCTGA
- a CDS encoding VOC family protein: MHATHTAVTVSDLEATTDFYEGVLGLEYQREFTGDDGVVNYYVGTDDGASLQFKFDPTADGAVDPSGIDHLAFSVEDVDATFERVLEESGCDVHLEPTTFDAANRRAAFVYDPDGYVVEFVQPV; this comes from the coding sequence ATGCACGCCACACATACTGCCGTCACGGTGAGCGACCTCGAGGCGACGACCGATTTCTACGAAGGGGTGCTCGGGCTGGAGTACCAGCGAGAGTTCACGGGAGATGACGGCGTCGTCAACTATTACGTCGGAACCGACGACGGCGCTTCTCTCCAGTTCAAGTTCGACCCGACCGCCGACGGGGCCGTCGACCCGTCGGGTATCGACCACCTCGCGTTCTCGGTCGAGGACGTCGACGCGACCTTCGAGCGGGTCCTCGAGGAGAGCGGGTGCGATGTCCACCTCGAACCGACGACGTTCGACGCGGCGAACAGGCGAGCAGCGTTCGTCTACGATCCGGACGGCTACGTCGTCGAGTTCGTTCAGCCGGTCTAA
- a CDS encoding acetyl-CoA acyltransferase — translation MTDAFVTGVGMTRFESESAGSALELAERAAWRALSDAAVEPADVTSVHVGNMAAEAFEGRTGLENALCGALGVEGAIADRIENTSASGASAVLRAVHALEAGASSRALVVGVETMTAAETDAATELISRLVHDREYAQGVTLPSFAGLAAEHYLRTYDIEPSAIAHVAVKNHRNAAANPYAQFQEPITLEEARTSPPVAEPLRLYDCCPTSDGAAAIVLETTPETDGIRVASVTGATGTHAVAERPNPLEIESVERAGQQALADANVMQDDVDVACIHDAFTILELLELEELGFYDPGDAWRATADGETAIDGRLPVNPGGGLKARGHPLGATGVAQIIELTWQLRGDAPEERRVESPRTGLALNVAGFGNNAVCTILQVP, via the coding sequence ATGACCGACGCGTTCGTTACCGGTGTCGGAATGACGCGATTCGAATCCGAGAGTGCCGGATCTGCGCTCGAGTTAGCCGAGCGAGCAGCGTGGCGAGCCCTCTCCGACGCTGCTGTCGAGCCGGCGGACGTGACGTCCGTCCACGTCGGAAACATGGCGGCCGAGGCGTTCGAGGGGCGAACGGGGCTCGAGAACGCCCTCTGTGGTGCGCTCGGCGTCGAGGGGGCAATCGCGGATCGAATCGAGAACACCAGCGCGAGCGGGGCGAGCGCCGTCCTTCGCGCCGTCCACGCGCTCGAGGCGGGCGCGTCGTCGCGCGCCCTCGTCGTCGGTGTCGAGACGATGACGGCCGCCGAGACGGACGCGGCGACGGAGCTCATCAGCCGTCTCGTCCACGACCGGGAGTACGCCCAGGGCGTCACCCTCCCGTCGTTTGCGGGACTCGCGGCCGAGCACTACCTGCGGACGTACGACATCGAGCCATCGGCGATCGCGCACGTGGCCGTCAAGAACCACCGCAACGCCGCGGCGAATCCGTACGCGCAGTTTCAGGAGCCGATCACGCTCGAGGAGGCGCGAACCTCGCCGCCCGTCGCGGAACCCCTTCGGCTGTACGACTGCTGTCCGACGAGCGACGGCGCGGCCGCGATCGTCCTCGAGACGACCCCGGAAACGGACGGGATCCGAGTCGCGAGCGTCACCGGCGCGACCGGCACCCACGCGGTCGCCGAACGACCGAATCCGCTCGAGATCGAGAGCGTCGAGCGGGCCGGTCAGCAGGCGTTAGCCGACGCGAACGTCATGCAGGACGACGTCGACGTCGCCTGTATTCACGACGCGTTCACGATCCTCGAGTTGCTCGAACTCGAGGAGCTGGGGTTCTACGACCCCGGCGACGCCTGGCGGGCGACGGCGGACGGCGAAACGGCCATCGACGGACGGCTGCCGGTCAACCCCGGTGGCGGGCTCAAGGCCCGCGGGCATCCCCTCGGCGCGACCGGCGTCGCCCAGATAATCGAACTCACCTGGCAGTTGCGCGGCGACGCCCCCGAGGAGCGACGCGTCGAGAGTCCGCGGACGGGGCTCGCGCTCAACGTCGCCGGATTCGGAAACAACGCGGTCTGTACGATCCTGCAAGTACCATGA
- a CDS encoding Zn-dependent hydrolase, with the protein MSIGIDRERFVETMKEQAAIGGTEDGGLHRLALSDEDREIRDWFRDQLEELGLDVRIDEFGNMFGRREGTDPDAAPVLIGSHLDSQPYGGIYDGALGVIAPLELLRTLEEEGIETEHPIEIVNWTNEEGSRFQPAMQGSGVWVGAHDIETEYERTDENGDLLVDELERIGYRGDVPAEPQEEYEAYLELHIEQGPYLELEGKEVGVVTGVVGFYWGAITYYGEADHSGPTPMHFRNDALVGAADVITQVRRIPSTLGDRTVGTVGYVDAQPNSINIIPEEVTFTFGFRDPSDDIVEEAKHRVLAEAEAAAEREGLEWEWEKRHQSDSVRFADTCVDAVQASADELGYDSMRIFSGAGHDAVHLTDVCDTSMVFAVSEDGKSHSEAEYTSWDDCYSSANTIANAAFRLANGE; encoded by the coding sequence ATGTCGATAGGGATTGACAGGGAGCGGTTCGTCGAGACGATGAAAGAACAGGCGGCGATCGGCGGTACAGAAGACGGCGGCCTCCACCGGCTCGCGCTGTCCGACGAGGACAGGGAGATCCGGGACTGGTTCCGCGATCAGCTCGAGGAACTCGGGCTCGACGTCAGAATCGACGAATTCGGAAATATGTTCGGGCGTCGCGAGGGCACGGATCCCGACGCCGCGCCGGTGCTGATCGGGTCGCACCTCGACTCCCAGCCGTACGGGGGGATCTACGACGGGGCGCTCGGCGTGATCGCTCCCCTCGAATTGCTTCGCACGCTCGAGGAGGAGGGAATCGAGACCGAACACCCGATAGAGATCGTCAACTGGACGAACGAGGAGGGGTCGCGCTTTCAGCCGGCGATGCAGGGCAGCGGCGTCTGGGTCGGAGCCCACGACATCGAGACGGAGTACGAGCGGACCGACGAGAACGGCGATCTGCTGGTCGACGAACTCGAACGGATCGGGTACCGTGGCGACGTCCCGGCCGAACCCCAGGAGGAGTACGAGGCGTACCTCGAACTCCATATCGAGCAAGGGCCGTACCTCGAACTGGAGGGCAAGGAGGTCGGCGTCGTCACGGGCGTCGTCGGATTCTACTGGGGTGCGATCACGTACTACGGCGAGGCGGACCACTCGGGTCCGACCCCGATGCACTTCCGCAATGACGCGCTCGTCGGGGCCGCCGACGTAATCACGCAGGTCCGACGCATCCCGAGCACGCTGGGCGATCGAACCGTCGGAACGGTCGGCTACGTCGACGCGCAGCCAAACTCCATCAACATCATCCCCGAGGAGGTGACGTTCACGTTCGGGTTCCGGGACCCGTCCGACGATATCGTCGAGGAGGCGAAACATCGGGTGCTCGCCGAAGCGGAGGCAGCAGCGGAGCGAGAGGGGCTCGAGTGGGAGTGGGAGAAACGCCACCAGTCGGACAGCGTGCGCTTCGCCGACACGTGCGTCGACGCCGTGCAGGCGTCGGCCGACGAGCTCGGCTACGACAGCATGCGCATCTTCAGCGGCGCCGGCCACGACGCCGTCCACCTCACCGACGTCTGCGATACCAGCATGGTGTTCGCGGTCAGCGAGGACGGCAAGAGCCACAGCGAAGCGGAGTACACGAGCTGGGACGACTGCTACTCGTCGGCGAACACGATCGCCAACGCGGCGTTCCGACTCGCAAACGGCGAGTAG
- a CDS encoding aspartate aminotransferase family protein yields MGDELSSLNDIEQTDKRHVFGTWSFQSEVSPTQVVGGDGARFTTADGEEYIDFSGQLMCSNLGHSADGVADAIAEQAREGAYFAPGFTTEARARLGEKLADVTPGDLTKTFFSTSGTEAVEAAIKIARFYTGKQKIISRYRSYHGATAGSISVTGDPRRLPAEPSVPGAIKAPDPYAYGSTLEPMESLEYIDEMLELEGDTVAAVLVEPIVGSNGILVPPDEYLPELKRIAHDHGALLICDEVMSGFGRTGEWFGSDVFDVTPDIMTMAKGLTGAYAPLGATIVTPEIADYFEDEMFCHGHTYAGHPVACAAGLAAVETYEEENLIERASEVGDVLGERLAELAADHPSVGEARGVGLFRGLELTRSADERVPFGERSDKISTGTTVVDEVAARARDHGVYVANMINTLIIAPPLVLTEADLDRGIEALDAALEYSDAQMEG; encoded by the coding sequence ATGGGAGACGAGCTATCATCCCTCAACGACATCGAACAGACCGACAAGCGACACGTCTTCGGCACGTGGTCGTTCCAGAGCGAAGTCAGCCCGACGCAGGTCGTCGGCGGTGACGGAGCGCGATTTACGACGGCCGACGGCGAGGAGTACATCGACTTCTCCGGACAGCTCATGTGTTCCAATCTCGGCCATTCCGCGGACGGCGTCGCGGATGCGATCGCCGAGCAGGCCCGAGAGGGTGCGTACTTCGCGCCCGGCTTCACGACGGAGGCACGCGCCCGACTCGGCGAGAAACTGGCCGACGTCACACCGGGAGACCTCACCAAAACGTTCTTCTCGACCAGCGGCACCGAGGCAGTGGAGGCCGCGATCAAAATCGCGCGCTTCTACACGGGCAAGCAGAAGATCATCTCGCGGTACCGCTCCTACCACGGCGCGACCGCCGGTTCGATCAGCGTCACCGGCGATCCGCGGCGGCTGCCGGCCGAACCCAGCGTTCCCGGCGCGATCAAAGCGCCCGACCCGTACGCGTACGGCTCGACGCTCGAGCCGATGGAGAGCCTCGAGTACATCGACGAAATGCTCGAACTCGAGGGCGATACGGTCGCGGCGGTGCTCGTCGAGCCGATCGTCGGCTCGAACGGCATTCTCGTTCCGCCGGACGAGTACCTCCCCGAACTGAAGCGAATCGCCCACGATCACGGCGCGTTACTCATCTGTGACGAAGTGATGTCCGGATTCGGCCGCACCGGCGAGTGGTTCGGCAGCGACGTCTTCGACGTCACTCCCGACATCATGACGATGGCGAAGGGCCTCACCGGCGCGTACGCGCCCCTCGGCGCGACGATCGTCACGCCGGAAATCGCCGACTACTTCGAGGACGAGATGTTCTGTCACGGCCACACCTACGCGGGTCATCCCGTCGCCTGTGCGGCCGGACTCGCCGCCGTCGAGACCTACGAGGAGGAGAACCTCATCGAGCGCGCGAGCGAGGTCGGCGACGTCCTCGGCGAGCGACTCGCGGAACTCGCCGCGGATCATCCGAGCGTCGGCGAGGCGCGCGGCGTCGGGCTCTTCCGCGGTCTCGAACTCACCCGGTCGGCCGACGAGCGCGTCCCGTTCGGGGAGCGATCGGACAAGATCTCGACGGGGACGACGGTCGTGGACGAAGTGGCGGCCCGCGCCCGCGATCACGGCGTCTACGTCGCGAACATGATCAACACGCTCATCATCGCGCCGCCGCTGGTACTGACGGAAGCGGACCTCGACCGAGGTATCGAAGCGTTAGACGCCGCGCTCGAGTACTCGGACGCCCAGATGGAGGGTTGA